One genomic window of Pseudoxanthomonas sp. includes the following:
- a CDS encoding DUF2894 domain-containing protein: protein MRADACTARTTLEAWRVQGADRLDPLRFHFMDALERRAAGHAGDVRRQLDDRLSGLLQAYADDLASAPGHATDIADAATREFPARGPLAELLDRLSGDAAMLGNAVTSISATPQPAAFPELPALESFRSTWSKIRSDSQLRQSLQQLPEDAGPLNSGVLVHRAIALMRDVAPGYLQHFLSYVDSLSGLEQLQQLGALPVQEAPMTEAAAKRARRKPRKPRG from the coding sequence ATGCGCGCTGACGCCTGCACCGCACGCACGACGCTGGAGGCCTGGCGCGTACAAGGCGCCGACCGCCTGGACCCGCTGCGGTTTCATTTCATGGATGCGCTGGAACGTCGTGCCGCCGGCCACGCTGGCGACGTGCGACGCCAGCTGGATGACAGACTGTCCGGGCTGCTGCAGGCCTATGCCGACGATCTGGCCAGCGCGCCGGGCCACGCCACGGATATCGCCGATGCCGCCACGCGGGAATTCCCTGCGCGCGGCCCCCTGGCCGAGCTGCTGGATCGCCTTTCCGGCGATGCGGCGATGCTGGGCAACGCCGTGACCTCGATCAGCGCCACACCGCAGCCGGCCGCGTTTCCGGAACTGCCGGCGCTGGAATCCTTCCGCAGCACCTGGAGCAAGATCCGCAGCGACAGCCAGCTGCGGCAATCACTGCAGCAGCTGCCCGAGGACGCCGGCCCGCTCAATTCCGGCGTACTGGTCCACCGCGCCATCGCGCTGATGCGCGATGTGGCGCCGGGCTACCTGCAGCATTTCCTGTCCTATGTCGACAGCCTGTCCGGCCTGGAGCAGCTGCAACAACTCGGCGCACTACCCGTGCAGGAAGCGCCGATGACCGAAGCGGCCGCCAAGCGTGCGCGCAGGAAACCCCGCAAGCCGCGCGGATGA
- the metF gene encoding methylenetetrahydrofolate reductase [NAD(P)H] has product MIPVSFEFYPPKTDDQRAQLDRTADRLKKYAPDYVSCTFGAGGSTLSYTSETVRHLKQHHRFDAAPHLSCVGGNREEIRELLKLYRAIGCKRIVALRGDLPSGMGHAGDLRYASDLIAFIRAEHGDAFHLEVGAYPETHPQANDALADLRHFKTKVDAGADAAITQYFYNADAYFSFVDAVRKLGVEIPIIPGIMPISNFSQLRRFSEQCGAEIPRWIGKRMAAYGDDAESVRDFGADVVAELCERLIASGVPGLHFYTLNLAKPSQLVLKRLGRG; this is encoded by the coding sequence ATGATCCCCGTCAGCTTTGAGTTCTACCCGCCCAAGACCGACGACCAGCGCGCCCAGCTGGACCGCACCGCCGACAGGCTGAAGAAATACGCGCCGGATTATGTGTCGTGCACTTTCGGCGCGGGTGGCTCGACCCTGAGCTACACCTCCGAGACAGTGCGCCACCTCAAGCAGCACCATCGCTTCGACGCCGCGCCGCACCTGTCCTGCGTGGGCGGCAACCGCGAGGAAATCCGCGAGCTGCTCAAGCTGTACCGCGCGATCGGCTGCAAGCGCATCGTCGCGCTGCGCGGCGACCTGCCCTCGGGCATGGGCCACGCCGGCGACTTGCGCTACGCCTCGGACCTGATCGCCTTCATCCGCGCCGAACATGGCGATGCCTTCCACCTGGAAGTCGGCGCATATCCAGAAACCCATCCGCAGGCCAACGACGCGCTGGCCGACCTGAGGCACTTCAAGACCAAGGTCGATGCCGGCGCCGACGCGGCCATCACCCAGTACTTCTACAACGCCGATGCGTATTTCAGCTTCGTCGACGCGGTGCGCAAGCTGGGCGTGGAGATCCCGATCATTCCCGGGATCATGCCGATCTCCAATTTCAGCCAGCTGCGCCGGTTTTCCGAGCAGTGCGGCGCGGAAATCCCGCGCTGGATCGGCAAGCGCATGGCCGCCTATGGCGATGATGCCGAATCGGTGCGCGACTTCGGCGCCGACGTGGTTGCCGAGCTCTGCGAGCGCCTGATCGCCAGCGGCGTGCCGGGCCTGCACTTCTACACGCTCAACCTGGCCAAGCCGAGCCAGCTGGTGCTCAAGCGCCTGGGCCGCGGCTGA
- a CDS encoding HAMP domain-containing sensor histidine kinase, with translation MASATASPPPKPDPGTAARPGAARARKFRRRLRTRIVWSFVLLGFCLTVLFAYAAVLARQRVENQLVEDVMNRNLEESWRRFVVSGGTNTSAPVQQMKGYLYPADKLPRLAQEKPDWYQLKDGIHTISGTDENGDPFSFRIGVRKTPTAWFYLTYDMGQVALGEVQFKRTLWGTVALFTLLSLIVGWWSASRVMSPVSELATRLRAYRGSSNPTQLGPLFPEDEVGELARALDDYSNRLTEVVQRDREFNADVSHELRTPLAVIRGATELLLGRPNLEPKVQARLLRIQRAEAACTDLIGSLLLLSRNERGQGSSNVARVADQLLDSHRAQIGGKSLELIQEGNQDLVIDAPDAALSVALGNLVGNAVKYTQEGTVVVRVLGDAVEVIDSGPGLSEEDAAKLFNRGYRGTHAGHSQGGGIGLSIVSRLCDLYGWQVNVRPGVERGVIATLRFRPAD, from the coding sequence ATGGCATCGGCTACCGCATCGCCGCCCCCGAAGCCTGATCCCGGCACGGCCGCGCGGCCCGGTGCCGCGCGTGCCCGAAAATTCCGCCGCCGCCTTCGCACCCGCATCGTCTGGTCGTTCGTGCTGTTGGGCTTCTGCCTGACGGTGCTGTTCGCCTATGCGGCGGTGCTGGCGCGCCAGCGCGTGGAAAACCAGCTGGTCGAAGACGTGATGAACCGCAACCTGGAGGAATCCTGGCGGCGGTTCGTGGTCAGCGGGGGCACCAATACCTCGGCACCGGTGCAGCAGATGAAGGGCTATCTGTACCCGGCGGACAAGCTGCCGCGGCTGGCCCAGGAAAAGCCGGATTGGTACCAGCTCAAGGACGGCATCCACACCATCTCCGGCACGGACGAGAACGGTGATCCGTTCTCGTTCCGCATCGGTGTGCGCAAGACCCCCACCGCCTGGTTCTACCTGACCTACGACATGGGCCAGGTCGCGCTGGGCGAAGTGCAGTTCAAGCGCACGCTGTGGGGCACGGTGGCGCTGTTCACCCTGCTGTCGTTGATCGTCGGCTGGTGGTCGGCCTCGCGGGTGATGAGTCCGGTGTCGGAACTGGCCACGCGCCTGCGCGCGTATCGCGGCAGCAGCAATCCGACCCAGCTGGGGCCATTGTTCCCGGAAGACGAAGTGGGCGAACTGGCGCGTGCGCTGGACGATTATTCCAACCGCCTGACCGAGGTGGTCCAGCGCGACCGCGAGTTCAACGCCGACGTCAGCCACGAGCTGCGCACGCCGCTGGCAGTGATCCGTGGTGCGACCGAACTGCTGCTGGGCCGGCCGAACCTGGAGCCGAAAGTCCAGGCACGGCTGCTGCGCATCCAGCGCGCCGAGGCCGCCTGCACCGACCTGATCGGTTCGCTGCTGCTGCTCTCGCGCAACGAGCGCGGGCAGGGCAGCAGCAACGTGGCCCGGGTCGCCGACCAGCTGCTGGATTCGCACCGTGCACAGATCGGTGGCAAGTCACTGGAACTGATCCAGGAAGGCAACCAGGACCTGGTGATCGACGCGCCCGACGCAGCGCTGTCGGTGGCGCTGGGCAACCTGGTCGGCAATGCGGTCAAGTACACCCAGGAAGGCACCGTGGTCGTGCGGGTGCTCGGCGACGCGGTGGAAGTAATCGACTCCGGCCCCGGCCTGAGCGAGGAAGACGCGGCCAAGCTGTTCAACCGTGGCTATCGCGGCACCCATGCCGGGCATTCGCAGGGCGGCGGCATCGGCCTGTCCATCGTCAGCCGCCTGTGCGATCTGTATGGCTGGCAGGTCAACGTGCGTCCGGGTGTCGAACGCGGTGTGATTGCGACGCTGCGGTTCCGCCCGGCCGACTGA
- a CDS encoding response regulator transcription factor: protein MRILVIEDNSDIAANLGDYLEDRGHTVDFAADGVTGLHLAVVHDFDAIVLDLNLPGMDGLEVCRKLRNEARKQTPVLMLTARDSLDNKLAGFDSGADDYLIKPFALQEVEVRLNALSRRGKGVQTRVLDVGDLEYNLDTLEVRRGGKLLQLNPTALKILQSLMEASPAVVTRQELETRVWGEELPDSDSLRVHIHGLRAVVDKPFETLYIQTRHGIGYRIAAPEA, encoded by the coding sequence ATGCGCATTCTCGTCATTGAAGACAACAGCGACATCGCCGCCAACCTGGGTGATTACCTGGAAGACCGCGGCCACACCGTGGATTTCGCCGCCGACGGCGTGACCGGCCTGCACCTGGCCGTGGTCCACGATTTCGACGCCATCGTGCTCGACCTCAACCTTCCCGGCATGGACGGCCTGGAAGTCTGCCGCAAGCTGCGCAACGAAGCGCGCAAGCAGACCCCGGTGCTGATGCTCACCGCCCGCGACAGCCTGGACAACAAGCTGGCCGGCTTCGATTCGGGCGCCGACGACTACCTGATCAAGCCCTTCGCCCTGCAGGAAGTGGAAGTGCGCCTCAACGCACTGTCGCGTCGCGGCAAGGGCGTGCAGACCCGCGTGCTGGATGTCGGCGACCTGGAATACAACCTGGATACGCTGGAAGTGCGCCGCGGCGGCAAGCTGCTGCAGCTCAACCCGACCGCGCTGAAGATCCTGCAGTCGCTGATGGAAGCTTCGCCGGCGGTGGTCACCCGCCAGGAACTGGAAACCCGCGTGTGGGGCGAAGAGCTGCCCGATTCCGATTCGCTGCGCGTCCACATCCATGGCCTGCGCGCCGTGGTCGACAAGCCTTTCGAGACCTTGTACATCCAGACCCGCCATGGCATCGGCTACCGCATCGCCGCCCCCGAAGCCTGA
- the rimK gene encoding 30S ribosomal protein S6--L-glutamate ligase, which translates to MKLAILSRNTKLYSTKRLVEAARQRGHVVRVLDPLRCYMRIDAGRFDLRYKGKTLSGFDAVIPRIGASVTRYGTAVLRQFELMGCHTPNPSDAILRARDKLRAHQLLAASGIDLPATVFGDNPDDTTDLLALLGEPPHVIKLNEGTQGAGVMLTEKLSASKSVVETLRGLYASFVVQEFVEEAKGADLRCFVVGDRVVAAMRRQAPEGDFRSNLHRGGEAAAATATDEEAAVAVRAAATLGLGVAGVDLIRSARGPLVLEVNSTPGLEGIEQVSGVDIAGAVMELVASAAVRQRPRGRKAGPAALRPT; encoded by the coding sequence ATGAAACTGGCGATCCTCTCGCGCAACACCAAGCTCTATTCGACCAAGCGCCTGGTGGAGGCCGCACGCCAGCGTGGTCACGTGGTGCGGGTGCTGGACCCGTTGCGTTGTTACATGCGCATCGATGCCGGGCGCTTCGACCTGCGTTACAAGGGCAAGACGCTGTCCGGATTCGATGCGGTGATTCCGCGCATCGGTGCGTCGGTGACGCGCTATGGCACGGCGGTGCTGCGCCAGTTCGAGCTGATGGGCTGTCATACGCCGAATCCTTCCGATGCGATCCTGCGCGCGCGCGACAAGCTGCGTGCCCACCAGCTGCTGGCGGCCAGTGGCATCGACCTGCCGGCGACCGTGTTCGGCGACAACCCCGACGACACCACCGACCTGCTGGCCCTGCTGGGCGAACCGCCGCATGTGATCAAGCTCAACGAAGGCACCCAGGGCGCCGGCGTGATGCTGACCGAGAAACTGTCGGCCTCCAAGTCCGTGGTCGAGACCTTGCGTGGCCTGTATGCCAGTTTCGTGGTGCAGGAATTCGTGGAAGAGGCCAAGGGCGCGGACCTGCGCTGTTTCGTGGTTGGCGACCGGGTGGTGGCGGCCATGCGCAGGCAGGCGCCGGAGGGCGATTTCCGCTCCAACCTGCATCGTGGCGGTGAAGCGGCTGCTGCGACGGCGACGGATGAAGAGGCTGCGGTGGCGGTCCGGGCTGCGGCCACGCTGGGCCTGGGCGTGGCCGGCGTGGACCTGATCCGTTCGGCGCGCGGCCCGCTGGTGCTGGAAGTGAATTCCACGCCGGGCCTGGAAGGCATCGAGCAGGTGTCCGGCGTGGACATCGCCGGGGCGGTTATGGAACTGGTGGCCTCCGCCGCGGTCAGACAGAGACCCAGAGGCCGCAAGGCCGGGCCTGCAGCCCTGCGTCCAACGTGA
- a CDS encoding MarR family transcriptional regulator, whose amino-acid sequence MNRPRNDERLIAEAGVHLDQALFRLLVVIERVGPIGVVDLAGRLGRDYTTISRQVSRLERMALVIRHENSEDRRMREAVVSPQGKAVTDRIDQARERLARDILQDWAAEDITDLVRLMRQFAGALEQGTQAGA is encoded by the coding sequence ATGAACCGGCCGCGGAACGACGAACGACTGATCGCCGAAGCCGGCGTGCACCTGGACCAGGCGCTCTTCCGCCTGCTGGTGGTGATCGAGCGGGTGGGACCGATTGGCGTGGTGGATCTGGCAGGTCGCCTGGGCAGGGACTACACGACCATCAGCCGCCAGGTGTCCAGGCTCGAGCGCATGGCGCTGGTGATCCGGCATGAGAATTCGGAAGACCGCCGGATGCGCGAGGCGGTGGTTTCTCCGCAGGGCAAGGCGGTCACCGACCGGATCGACCAGGCGCGCGAGCGCCTGGCACGAGACATCCTTCAGGACTGGGCCGCCGAAGACATCACTGACCTGGTGCGCCTGATGCGCCAGTTCGCAGGTGCGCTGGAGCAAGGCACTCAGGCTGGCGCCTAG
- a CDS encoding FAD-dependent oxidoreductase — translation MCMLHMLRRNEMREPIDVLICGAGAAGLTLAIDLARRGVRFALIEKRPTPFPGSRGKGIQPRTQEVFEDLGILDRAVAAGGLYPTVRKYAPDGSHVDQEAADVAEPTPAEPYRLALMIPQFKTEAVLRERLLELGHAPVFGVELTRMVIDRDGVEATLTTPDGTQTLHARYLVGADGGRSIVRNTLGIGFPGKTLGVRAIVADVVLEGLSRDAWHRFDSGNAGPLAICPLAGTDLFQIQAPVPLEGDIDLSAAALTERVALHTGRTDITVHSVAWSSTYGMNARLADHYRDGPVFLVGDAAHVHPPTGGQGLNTSVQDAYNLGWKLAAVLAGAPEALLDTYEAERRPVAADVLGLSTRLLAGMKTGDNRRTREVQQLDIGYPDSGLSLPSQAAGSNLAPGNRAPDANVRGAGGSPTRLFNLFKGTHWTLLVNGPSNFAPGAGLHIHSIGPGLEIEDPLGQFARSYGLDEGTAVLVRPDGYLAGCFSADQATALKEYWRQWHGPWH, via the coding sequence ATGTGCATGTTACACATGCTTAGGAGAAACGAGATGCGTGAACCCATTGATGTCCTGATCTGTGGCGCCGGCGCCGCCGGCCTGACCCTGGCAATCGACCTGGCCCGGCGCGGGGTGCGCTTTGCCCTCATCGAGAAACGCCCCACCCCGTTCCCCGGCTCGCGCGGCAAAGGCATTCAACCGCGCACCCAGGAGGTCTTCGAAGACCTCGGCATCCTGGACCGGGCCGTGGCCGCAGGTGGCCTCTATCCGACCGTCCGCAAATACGCGCCCGACGGCAGCCATGTGGATCAGGAAGCAGCAGACGTTGCCGAGCCCACGCCTGCCGAGCCCTATCGCCTCGCGCTGATGATTCCCCAGTTCAAGACCGAAGCTGTCCTGCGGGAACGCTTGCTCGAACTGGGGCATGCACCGGTATTTGGTGTCGAGCTGACCAGGATGGTGATCGACCGCGACGGGGTTGAAGCCACCCTCACAACCCCGGATGGCACGCAGACCCTTCATGCCCGCTACCTGGTGGGGGCCGATGGTGGCCGCAGCATCGTGCGCAATACCTTGGGGATTGGTTTTCCGGGCAAGACCCTCGGCGTGCGGGCAATCGTGGCGGACGTCGTGCTGGAAGGACTGTCGCGCGATGCATGGCACAGGTTCGATAGCGGGAACGCAGGCCCCCTGGCGATCTGTCCGCTGGCAGGTACCGACCTGTTCCAGATCCAGGCACCGGTTCCCCTGGAAGGCGACATCGATCTCTCCGCGGCTGCGCTGACCGAACGCGTTGCACTGCACACCGGGCGCACGGACATCACGGTCCATTCGGTTGCCTGGTCCTCGACCTACGGCATGAATGCCAGGCTTGCCGATCACTACCGGGATGGCCCGGTGTTCCTGGTCGGCGATGCAGCGCATGTCCATCCACCCACCGGCGGGCAAGGCCTCAACACCAGCGTCCAGGATGCCTACAACCTGGGCTGGAAGCTGGCCGCGGTGCTGGCCGGTGCACCCGAGGCGCTGCTGGACACTTACGAAGCCGAGCGCCGACCGGTGGCGGCGGACGTGCTCGGCCTGTCCACGCGCCTGCTTGCAGGCATGAAGACCGGGGACAACCGGCGAACCCGTGAAGTCCAGCAACTGGATATCGGCTATCCAGACTCCGGGCTATCGCTGCCCTCGCAAGCAGCCGGCAGCAACCTGGCACCGGGCAACCGCGCGCCCGATGCCAACGTGCGAGGCGCAGGCGGCAGTCCAACCCGGCTGTTCAACCTGTTCAAGGGCACGCATTGGACCTTGCTGGTCAATGGCCCGTCGAACTTCGCGCCAGGCGCTGGCCTGCACATCCACAGCATCGGACCCGGCCTGGAGATCGAAGACCCGTTGGGCCAGTTCGCCCGGTCCTACGGCCTTGATGAAGGCACGGCCGTGCTGGTCAGGCCCGATGGCTATCTGGCGGGATGCTTCAGCGCAGACCAGGCAACGGCATTGAAGGAGTATTGGCGCCAGTGGCACGGCCCATGGCACTGA
- a CDS encoding LacI family DNA-binding transcriptional regulator, which yields MPTIYDIAKHAGVSAGTVSRALSRPEKVLPATRARIEQAVAALGYVPNAAARTLKTQRTGKILVTVPDIANPFFAQILQGAEEAAQAAGYAVLLGDTQHQPEREERYAQMLRRNEADGLIVLGHRLPPTAREIVKQLGANAPVVNGCEFDPSLGIPSVHIDNAAAARTAMEHLYGLGHERIAVVGGPAENPLHQQRLEGARAAARARGRLRLLTVVPGDFSVESGHAAAARLLSQSPAPTAAFCFSDQMALGVLAACRELGVRVPEAFSVVGFDDLASSRYLTPPLTTIGQPMRDIGIRAVNLVLALIEAVEVPHQQTLDFRLMLRASTAAPAS from the coding sequence ATGCCCACGATCTATGACATCGCAAAGCACGCTGGCGTCTCGGCAGGGACGGTCTCCCGTGCGCTCTCGCGGCCGGAGAAAGTGCTGCCCGCCACACGCGCACGCATCGAGCAGGCCGTCGCCGCGTTGGGCTATGTCCCCAATGCCGCGGCCAGGACGCTCAAGACCCAGCGCACCGGCAAGATCCTGGTCACCGTGCCGGACATCGCCAACCCATTCTTCGCCCAGATCCTCCAGGGTGCCGAAGAAGCCGCACAGGCAGCCGGTTATGCGGTCCTGCTTGGCGACACCCAGCACCAGCCCGAGCGCGAGGAACGCTACGCGCAGATGCTTCGCCGCAACGAGGCCGATGGCCTGATCGTGCTGGGGCACCGGCTGCCGCCCACGGCGCGCGAAATCGTCAAGCAGCTTGGCGCCAATGCACCGGTCGTCAATGGATGCGAATTCGATCCGTCATTGGGCATTCCCAGCGTGCACATCGACAACGCCGCCGCCGCGCGTACCGCCATGGAGCATCTGTACGGATTGGGCCACGAGCGGATCGCCGTGGTCGGCGGCCCCGCCGAAAATCCCCTGCACCAGCAGCGGCTGGAAGGCGCCAGGGCCGCTGCCAGGGCGCGCGGCCGCCTGCGCCTGCTGACCGTCGTCCCAGGCGATTTTTCGGTTGAATCCGGGCATGCCGCCGCGGCCAGGCTGCTCAGCCAATCCCCTGCGCCCACGGCTGCATTCTGCTTCAGTGACCAGATGGCGCTGGGCGTTCTGGCCGCTTGCAGGGAACTGGGGGTGCGCGTGCCTGAGGCGTTCTCGGTTGTCGGATTCGACGATCTCGCCTCGTCCCGCTATCTGACGCCGCCGCTGACCACCATCGGCCAACCGATGCGGGACATCGGCATCCGCGCCGTCAATCTGGTGCTCGCCCTCATAGAAGCGGTTGAAGTGCCGCATCAACAGACGCTGGATTTCCGCTTGATGCTGCGCGCATCAACGGCCGCCCCCGCGTCGTGA
- a CDS encoding sugar phosphate isomerase/epimerase family protein produces the protein MKTLKGPALFLAQFIGDKPPFDRLDSLAQWASELGYVGIQLPTSAPRLFDLAQAAQSQAYCDDIAGMLARHGIQITELSTHLQGQLVAVHPAYDTLFDGFAPQDKRGNPAARQAWAVEQVTLAAKASQRLGLKAHATFSGALAWPYFYPWPQRPHGLVDEAFAELGRRWRPILDAFDACGVDLCYEIHPGEDLHDGATFERFLDVVDHHPRAKILYDPSHLLLQQMDYLGFIDRYHTRIGIFHVKDAEYRPSARSGVYGGYENWIDRPGRFRSLGDGQVDFKAIFSKFAQYDFPGWAVLEWECCLKHPEDGAREGAAFIRDHIIRVTEHAFDNFADSGASPEALRGLLGL, from the coding sequence ATGAAAACGCTCAAGGGTCCGGCGCTGTTCCTGGCGCAGTTCATCGGTGACAAGCCTCCGTTCGACCGATTGGACAGCCTGGCCCAATGGGCCTCCGAGCTGGGTTATGTCGGCATCCAGCTGCCGACCAGCGCGCCGCGACTTTTCGATCTCGCCCAGGCCGCGCAGAGCCAGGCGTATTGCGACGACATCGCCGGCATGCTGGCCCGGCACGGCATCCAGATCACCGAGCTGTCCACGCACCTGCAAGGGCAGCTGGTCGCCGTCCATCCGGCCTACGACACCCTGTTCGACGGCTTCGCGCCGCAGGACAAGCGCGGCAATCCAGCTGCACGGCAGGCCTGGGCGGTCGAACAGGTCACCCTGGCGGCCAAGGCCAGCCAGCGTCTGGGACTCAAGGCCCACGCCACGTTCTCCGGCGCGCTGGCCTGGCCGTACTTCTATCCCTGGCCACAGCGGCCACACGGACTGGTGGACGAAGCCTTCGCCGAACTCGGCCGCCGCTGGCGCCCGATCCTGGATGCGTTCGACGCCTGCGGTGTGGACCTGTGCTACGAGATCCATCCGGGCGAAGACCTGCACGATGGCGCGACCTTCGAGCGCTTCCTCGACGTGGTCGATCACCATCCGCGCGCCAAGATCCTCTACGACCCCAGCCACCTGCTGCTGCAGCAGATGGACTACCTGGGCTTCATCGATCGCTACCACACGCGCATCGGCATCTTCCACGTCAAGGATGCCGAGTACCGCCCCAGTGCGCGCAGCGGCGTGTATGGCGGCTACGAGAACTGGATCGATCGCCCGGGCAGGTTCCGTTCGCTGGGCGATGGCCAGGTGGACTTCAAGGCGATCTTCTCCAAGTTCGCGCAGTACGACTTCCCCGGTTGGGCGGTGCTGGAATGGGAGTGCTGCCTGAAACATCCCGAGGATGGCGCGCGCGAGGGTGCAGCCTTCATCCGCGACCACATCATCCGCGTCACCGAACACGCCTTCGACAATTTCGCCGACAGCGGCGCCAGCCCGGAAGCGCTGCGCGGCCTGCTGGGGCTTTGA
- a CDS encoding nucleoside permease, translating into MTSTMSRLGAMMFLQFFIWGAWFVTLGTYLVQGPLQASAGQVATAFLSQSIGAIVAPFLVGLIADRYFAAQRILAVLHLAGAVLMWGASVATNFDTFAACVMGYMLLFMPTLALANSVAMRHMRVPEKQFPPVRVAGSVGWIIAGVLIGWLGWEQAHRLELTFRMAAGASLVLGLYAFTLPHTPPLEQQRNAGLGQILGLDALRLLKSRSYLVFFLASIAICIPLSFYYNFTNPYLNDLGVRGAAGLQSLGQVSEVLLMLAMPFLFARLGVKAMLAFGMAAWVLRYVLFAYGDAGSGFALLVTGIVLHGICYDFFFVTGQIYTDAHAGPKFRSSAQGFITLATYGVGMLIGTFLSGAVVEHYTTAAGRDWQQIWLFPAGVAFVVLVAFLFLFRDKPAVAAPSATP; encoded by the coding sequence ATGACGTCCACCATGTCGCGCCTTGGCGCGATGATGTTTCTGCAGTTCTTCATCTGGGGCGCGTGGTTCGTCACCCTGGGCACGTACCTGGTGCAGGGGCCGTTGCAGGCCAGCGCGGGCCAGGTGGCCACAGCGTTCCTCAGCCAGTCCATCGGCGCCATCGTCGCGCCGTTCCTGGTCGGCCTGATCGCCGACCGCTATTTCGCCGCGCAGCGCATCCTGGCGGTGCTGCACCTGGCCGGCGCGGTGTTGATGTGGGGCGCGTCGGTGGCGACCAACTTCGATACGTTCGCCGCCTGCGTCATGGGCTACATGCTGCTGTTCATGCCGACCCTGGCGCTGGCCAACAGCGTCGCGATGCGCCACATGCGGGTGCCGGAGAAGCAGTTCCCGCCGGTGCGCGTGGCCGGCAGCGTCGGCTGGATCATCGCCGGCGTGCTGATCGGCTGGCTGGGCTGGGAACAGGCGCACCGGCTTGAACTGACCTTCCGGATGGCGGCGGGCGCATCGCTGGTCCTGGGCCTGTATGCCTTCACGCTGCCGCATACGCCGCCGCTGGAGCAGCAGCGCAATGCAGGACTGGGACAGATCCTGGGACTGGACGCGCTGCGCCTGCTGAAGTCGCGCTCGTACCTGGTGTTCTTCCTGGCCTCGATCGCCATCTGCATTCCGCTATCGTTCTATTACAACTTCACCAACCCGTATCTCAACGACCTGGGCGTGCGCGGCGCGGCCGGACTGCAGTCGCTGGGCCAGGTGTCCGAAGTGCTGCTGATGCTGGCCATGCCGTTCCTGTTCGCGCGCCTGGGGGTCAAGGCGATGCTGGCCTTCGGCATGGCCGCGTGGGTGCTGCGCTATGTCCTGTTCGCGTATGGCGATGCGGGTTCGGGCTTCGCGCTGCTGGTCACCGGCATCGTGCTGCACGGCATCTGCTACGACTTCTTCTTCGTCACCGGGCAGATCTACACCGATGCGCACGCCGGCCCGAAGTTCCGCAGCAGCGCGCAGGGCTTCATCACGTTGGCCACTTACGGCGTGGGCATGTTGATCGGCACGTTCCTGTCCGGCGCCGTCGTGGAGCACTACACCACTGCGGCCGGTCGCGACTGGCAGCAGATCTGGCTGTTCCCGGCCGGCGTGGCCTTCGTGGTGCTGGTGGCCTTCCTGTTCCTGTTCCGTGACAAGCCCGCAGTGGCGGCTCCTTCGGCAACGCCTTGA